In the Oceanibaculum nanhaiense genome, TGCTGGGCGATGCGACAGTGCTGGAGGTGGAGGAGGGCAGCTTCGATTTCCGGGATTCGACCGGAGAGACGCACAAGGGCACGCAGCATCTGCGCTGCGGCGGGATCGTGCTGAACGGCCGTTGGTGGTAGCGGGCGCTGGTGGTGAGGTCAGCGCACGCCGAGGAACGAGAGCAACAGGGTCATCGTCGCCACCGACAGGGTGGTGGACAGGATGATCGCGGTTGCCGCCTGCGCATCGCCGGCATTGTAGCGCGCGCCGAACAGATAGACGTTCACGCCGACTGGCACCGAGGACACGATCACCGCGACATGCAGCCACAGCGGCTCCAGCGCGAAGACGTAATGGCCGATCAGGAACACCATCAGCGGGTGCAGCCCGAGCTTCAGCGCCGTCATCAGCGTCGCCTCGCCCAGCACCGCACCGCCGATGCGGTAGCCGGCCAGCGACGCCCCCATGGCAAAGATGGCGCAGGGCAGGGCGGCCCGGCCCAGCGTCGCGGTCAGCTGGTCCACCACCTTCGGCAGGTCGAAGCCGCTAAAATGCCAGGTCAGCCCCAGCAGAACGGCGACGATGATCGGGTTGCGCACCAGCCCTTTGGCGATGTTGCGCGGAATCTGCCACATCTCCTGCCGGTTGCCGCGCGATCCCTCGATCAGGATGGTGATGACCGACATCAGCTGCCAGGAATGGAAGGCGATGATGAGGAACACCGGCAGCGCGCCTTCATCGCCATAGATTGTCAGGATCAGCGGAATACCCAGCAGCACCGTGTTGCCGAAGGCCCCGCCCATGCCAACGATGGAGGCGGTCGCGAAATCGCGTTTGAAGACGTATTTGCTGACCAGAAGGCCGGTCGCCCAGGCGATGTAGCCGCCGCCGAAATAGGCGATCAGGAAGCCCCACTCGACATCCTCTGGGAAATCCTGCGTCGCCATGGCGCGGAACATCAGCGCCGGGATCGCGAAATTGAACACAAAGGTGCTGAGGCCCTTGGTGGCGCCCTCCGAGAACAGGCCGAAGCGGGCGACGCCATAACCCAGGAACACGATCCCGAAGACCGGGACGATGATGTCCAGCAATATCTGCATGTCGGAACACGATCCGCTTGCGGTGAGTACGGCGCATCCTTTCGAGGACAGCCGGCTTTGTCGAGCACCAATCGCGCAAGGGAGATCAGCCTATGAAACAGGAGGTGAATGCCTTCGTTCCCGGCACATCCGTGAGG is a window encoding:
- a CDS encoding AEC family transporter, with product MQILLDIIVPVFGIVFLGYGVARFGLFSEGATKGLSTFVFNFAIPALMFRAMATQDFPEDVEWGFLIAYFGGGYIAWATGLLVSKYVFKRDFATASIVGMGGAFGNTVLLGIPLILTIYGDEGALPVFLIIAFHSWQLMSVITILIEGSRGNRQEMWQIPRNIAKGLVRNPIIVAVLLGLTWHFSGFDLPKVVDQLTATLGRAALPCAIFAMGASLAGYRIGGAVLGEATLMTALKLGLHPLMVFLIGHYVFALEPLWLHVAVIVSSVPVGVNVYLFGARYNAGDAQAATAIILSTTLSVATMTLLLSFLGVR